From a region of the Asterias amurensis chromosome 2, ASM3211899v1 genome:
- the LOC139954463 gene encoding metalloproteinase inhibitor 3-like, whose amino-acid sequence MDTRGNSVTLFVCIFLTVCISLVLSCTCQKRHPQQHVCDADFVIRGTVLGRSRLPVEGYAGQYEYRIQVQKTFKGREYGIGEEAKLITPSSEALCGLPMLRDGQTYAITGKLRDDQLQISVCDWVPEWESVTRSQRQGLKHLYQRYCSKCPIRISSPARSLSQGPLDSFRGCFYNPFAPYRHKVEDCEGAYSSCVRNPEGGCNWLTTSSYKECHEERQKKIKSAKREQKTGAKRLDNGVSW is encoded by the exons ATGGATACGCGCGGCAACTCCGTTACCTTGTTCGTCTGTATATTTCTGACTGTCTGCATTTCGTTGGTACTGAGTTGCACCTGTCAGAAGAGACATCCCCAGCAGCACGTATGCGACGCTGATTTCG TGATCAGAGGCACAGTATTGGGGCGATCGAGGCTCCCTGTGGAAGGGTATGCAGGGCAGTACGAGTACCGCATCCAAGTACAGAAGACCTTCAAAGGAAGGGAGTACGGGATAGGAGAAGAAGCTAAGCTCATCACGCCTTCCTCAGAGGCATTGTGTGGGCTACCAATGCTCAGGGACGGACAAACATATGCCATCACAG GAAAGCTACGAGATGACCAGCTGCAGATTAGCGTTTGCGACTGGGTACCGGAGTGGGAGTCCGTAACTCGATCGCAGCGTCAAGGACTTAAACATTTGTATCAACGATACTGCAGCAAATGCCCG ATACGAATCAGCAGCCCCGCTCGCTCGCTTTCCCAAGGACCACTGGACTCTTTCCGGGGGTGTTTCTACAATCCCTTCGCTCCCTACCGCCACAAAGTGGAGGATTGCGAGGGGGCATACTCAAGCTGCGTGAGAAATCCCGAAGGTGGATGCAACTGGCTCACTACCAGTAGCTACAAAGAATGTCACGAGGAACGCCAGAAAAAGATAAAATCCGCCAAGAGAGAACAGAAAACTGGCGCAAAGAGGCTTGATAACGGTGTCAGCTGGTAA